A region of Heteronotia binoei isolate CCM8104 ecotype False Entrance Well chromosome 2, APGP_CSIRO_Hbin_v1, whole genome shotgun sequence DNA encodes the following proteins:
- the LSM7 gene encoding U6 snRNA-associated Sm-like protein LSm7 isoform X1: MPVESKMADKEKKKKESILDLSKYIDKTIRVKFQGGREASGVLKGFDPLLNLVLDGTIEYMRDPDDQYKLTEDTRQLGLVVCRGTSVVLICPQDGMEAIPNPFIQQQDG; this comes from the exons ATGCCTGTGGAAAGCAAGATGGCG gacaaagaaaagaagaagaaggagagcaTCTTGGATCTCTCCAAGTACATTGACAAAACCATCCGTGTCAAATTCCAAGGCGGGCGGGAAG CTAGTGGTGTCTTGAAGGGATTTGACCCCCTTCTCAACCTCGTGTTGGATGGTACCATCGAATACATGAGAG ATCCAGATGACCAATATAAACTCACAGAAGACACTCGCCAGCTGGGACTGGTAGTCTGCCGAGGGACATCTGTGGTGCTTATCTGTCCTCAGGATGGGATGGAAGCCATTCCAAACCCATTTATCCAACAGCAGGACGGATAG
- the LOC132566977 gene encoding kelch-like protein 21 has product MDDVEDTEEPADQTKPENDTILEVGAELFPVNRWDLARHSRYFEAMFYGGTRERTEKHILIRGVETEPFRALLDFAQTGTITVTRHNVASLVETADFLQFESVKRRCETFLERELHVSNCLSLMAYARQFACADLYAAALAVTLSHWTEVAAQEEFEDLPKALLVELLQSDNLFVAREDVVFDTVMRWVAAEPADREQDFLELAGLVRVPFLSLSFLDLLVKRSKRAGQDFTAKLVKKLDSCPPPSWKDVARLPCASRSYEALYVLAGKHDKEQQELFQFHPKSGTWQACAPLQRKNLTQYALAAVGNFLFVTGGYFREEFVWYTVDWVLIYNSWDNSWLEGPAMKKARNSHCAVGVGFHLYVMGGSTEEGIIPDVERLAPMDSSWESMSQLVHPVERAGAVSVGTRIYVICGLDENGDVCSAVQRLDVETDVWEVISFSPLPRYDLCVTAMNGAIYTIGGGAFRFDMDTGEWTPVDEECLAQKFFKGCSTVNGRIYLLGQRQGNSDISNMVLLDPYLDMCQEVDNKLPCPLPIHGTASIRRFDTWA; this is encoded by the exons ATGGACGACGTAGAGGACACCGAGGAGCCAGCTGACCAGACCAAGCCAGAAAATGACACTATCTTGGAGGTCGGGGCTGAGCTCTTCCCCGTCAACAGGTGGGACTTGGCCCGCCACAGCCGGTACTTTGAGGCCATGTTCTATGGGGGCACCCGAGAGCGCACCGAAAAGCACATCCTGATCCGGGGGGTTGAGACGGAGCCGTTCCGGGCCCTTCTGGACTTTGCCCAGACGGGCACTATCACTGTCACCCGCCACAACGTTGCCAGCCTTGTGGAGACGGCCGACTTCCTCCAGTTTGAGAGCGTGAAGAGACGCTGCGAGACGTTTCTGGAAAGGGAGCTCCATGTCTCCAACTGCCTCAGCTTGATGGCCTACGCTAGGCAGTTCGCTTGTGCTGACCTCTACGCCGCCGCCCTCGCCGTCACGCTCAGCCACTGGACAGAGGTGGCCGCTCAAGAGGAATTTGAGGACCTCCCCAAGGCCTTGCTGGTGGAGCTGCTGCAAAGCGATAACCTCTTTGTGGCCCGGGAGGACGTGGTCTTCGACACAGTGATGCGTTGGGTGGCGGCGGAACCAGCGGACAGGGAGCAGGACTTCCTGGAGCTTGCGGGCCTGGTCAGGGTCCCTTTCCTGAGCCTCTCCTTCTTGGACCTCCTGGTGAAGCGCAGCAAGCGGGCCGGGCAGGACTTTACAGCCAAGCTGGTGAAGAAGCTCGACAGTTGCCCACCCCCCAGTTGGAAGGACGTGGCCCGGTTGCCCTGTGCTAGCCGGAGCTACGAGGCCCTCTACGTCCTGGCCGGGAAACACGACAAAGAGCAGCAGGAGCTTTTCCAGTTTCACCCCAAGAGCGGCACCTGGCAGGCCTGTGCACCACTCCAGCGCAAGAACCTCACCCAGTATGCCCTGGCTGCAGTAG GAAATTTCCTCTTTGTGACAGGGGGTTACTTCCGAGAGGAGTTTGTATGGTATACCGTGGACTGGGTGCTGATCTATAACAGCTGGGACAACAGCTGGCTGGAGGGACCGGCCATGAAGAAAGCCCGAAACAGCCACTGCGCCGTGGGAGTCGGCTTCCACCTTTATGTCATGGGAGGCAGCACCGAAGAAGGCATCATCCCAGACGTCGAGCGCTTGGCCCCGATGGACTCCAGCTGGGAGAGCATGAGCCAGCTGGTGCATCCTGTGGAACGCGCAGGGGCCGTCAGCGTGGGGACCCGCATTTACGTAATCTGCGGACTGGATGAGAATGGAGACGTCTGCAGCGCCGTGCAGAGGCTGGATGTGGAGACCGACGTTTGGGAGGtcatctctttctctccactTCCAAG GTACGACCTGTGTGTCACGGCCATGAATGGGGCCATCTACACTATTGGAGGGGGCGCCTTTCGCTTTGATATGGACACTGGTGAGTGGACCCCAGTGGACGAAGAATGCTTGGCCCAGAAGTTCTTTAAAGGATGCAGTACAGTGAATGGACGGATTTACCTCCTAGGGCAAAGGCAAGGGAACTCTGACATATCAAACATGGTTCTCTTGGACCCTTATCTGGACATGTGTCAGGAGGTGGATAATAAGCTCCCTTGCCCTCTCCCCATTCACGGAACAGCCTCCATACGGAGATTTGACACATGGGCATAA
- the LSM7 gene encoding U6 snRNA-associated Sm-like protein LSm7 isoform X2 has product MPVESKMADKEKKKKESILDLSKYIDKTIRVKFQGGREDPDDQYKLTEDTRQLGLVVCRGTSVVLICPQDGMEAIPNPFIQQQDG; this is encoded by the exons ATGCCTGTGGAAAGCAAGATGGCG gacaaagaaaagaagaagaaggagagcaTCTTGGATCTCTCCAAGTACATTGACAAAACCATCCGTGTCAAATTCCAAGGCGGGCGGGAAG ATCCAGATGACCAATATAAACTCACAGAAGACACTCGCCAGCTGGGACTGGTAGTCTGCCGAGGGACATCTGTGGTGCTTATCTGTCCTCAGGATGGGATGGAAGCCATTCCAAACCCATTTATCCAACAGCAGGACGGATAG